CCTCTAAATTTCAGTTTTGTTGATAACTGACTGACTGTTTTGATGGtggggtgtgttgtttgtgtgactgACTTTTATTAAACCACTTCATACATTTTAGTAAATGCACTGTGATGGGGATGCTTAACGTATATTAAAAACAACGAGTCATTTAAAATGTGTATTTTTAAACTTTCCACAGACCTCCTCCACATGAAAGGTAATTTAATGTGTTTAATTGTCAAAGACCCTTTATTCAATATTCACACATCTAAGAATAAGAAACAGGTACATCTCAAAGTAATTTCAATCTGTTTATTGCACATTCAAGAATGGAGGAGAACCATCTAACCATTTATGACAAATGTAGGTAGTTCAGACAAATGTTATACAGATTTTACTCTCTTTTATCACCCTAGTCCGTTATTTGCCTtcaaatacaaacaaatatCCTTTCCTCTTCTTTTACTGCATGTTGGTATTCATTAATGAGCAAAAGTGGATCATAACATGTCCCTttacagttccactgggttCTATGACATTGTCATATGTCCAGTGTAAGTCCAGTCCAGGCTGATTCAGTTCAAAACATACATAATATTGTATACAAGCCCAAAGGACCTGTAAAACGTTTGCATAAAATGGAGCACTGCATCTGAATATCAGTCTGTCCCCTCTTGTAACGGCAAGTTTTTAGTTATTCATATTGTGGTGTTCATTCTTTGAGGTAATTCCTTTGTGTCAGTACTAGGTCTCTAGGCCTCTTACACGACCTGGCACTATCTCAAATGTATTTCCTGAGAGAAACCATTGGaaaatacaaaagttgttttttgtttctgtATGAAACTGGTTGTGCTCTAAAGGACACCAGAGGTCTCCATTTCATTTAGTGACGTAGAGCGATCAGAGGTCAACAAGGCTGTATAGCAGGGAGCACCTCTCCACAGCGGGCACTCACTCGTAGCTCGGCCATGTGATCTGCCCTCGTGGCCCCGATGTTCAGGATTGCTACAGGGATCAGTTTCTCACTCGCCGCAAGGAGGAAGCGGTACGCTGAATACACCTGAGGGAAAGCACAGTGCAGTGACAGGTCAGCTTCAGATCTAAGAACTCTACCCATACTGGATTGCATGTAATAAACATGGCTCTGCAAaacactactctactctacagCTTGTAGTCAGACAAGTCAAATaaaactgtttggatttacatacacacaactcACAACTTTGCTTTCGCACATAGGTAGTTTAAGAAACACTAATATAAAATATGATATTTTACTTGATCTGCTCACAGGCCACCAAGGATAGCttgaccacactttgagaaacactgcgcTAGGCTGATGTGTAGAGAGGACCCACCTGCAGAGAGGAGCCTGCAACCAGCACTGCGTCCGACTCAGCTAGCCTTTCATGCACAAACTGCACTGTTGACCGGTTAACTGAATCTCCAAAGAAAGTGACCTCTGGCTTTAGGATGCCTCCGCAGCTTTGGCATGAGGGCACTCTAAAGTGCAGCACCTGTTCATCTTCCAGAAAGACATCTCCATCTGGTGCTACTGACCCTGCTTCGGCGGCCCAGCCAGGGTTCATCTCAGTAAAGCGCCTCTGCAGATCCTCTCGGGGAGTAAGGACCCCGCAACCTAAACACACCACCCTGAGAAAAGGACAGATACTGTTAagaaaatgtgtaaaaaacagAAACTTCTTCAGCTTTGCCCCATATGACAAGGCAAAAAGCGGGTACCCCAATAAAACAAATGATATTTAAATCCTTTTAAAGATCCAGTCATCTTCATCATGTTGTCTAAATGCCTGTTCATCATAATCAAAGTCACTGAGTTATCTTACCTGTGTGTACAGCCATGCAGCTCTGTCAAACGTTGATGGCCAGCCTTAGAATGCAACGCGTCCACATTCTGCGTCACCAACCAGTGTACTTTCCCCTGTGCTTCCCAGTCCCGCAGGGCCAAGTGGGCAGAGTTCGGCTTGTGTGAGGAGAACTGTGGCCAACCCATATAGTTGCGCGCCCAGTAGCGCTGTCGAGATTTGGCACTGCGCAAGAACTCCACATGCTGCATTGGCCGCCGATCCGTTCGCGCGTAAAGACCAACTCCTTCTGAGCGGTAGTCGGGGATTCCTGACTCCGTGGAAAGTCCAGCACCAGTGATAACGAAGAGGCATCGCGCACGTGACACAAAAGCCTGAATCCGTTCCAAATCGCTGGGTTCAATGGAGCGGCTCGTGGGAACGAAATTAACAGCTCCCGCACACGCTGAAGAAGAGGCACCCCTTCTTGTGACTAGGTACCGCGGCAGGTGTCTCCACGTCGTCATCATCTGGGCGCTTTAAAGCAGAGGTCTCAAaacaccaaaagcacacatcagCATAACGTTAGTTGCAATTGGTTACGAAAGACATTTCGAAGTAAACGCTGTAAAGTCCATATTAGGCGTGTTCGTCTTcatgcagatctgtgcagatctgacttgatgtggtGCATGCTAGGTTGAACACTAGTTAACTTCAACTGGATTAATGACAGCAGGTCACCAGAATGCACAAGGACATGTATGTTATATGCATGTTGAAGTGTCACCGCATGCTACTCACCACATATAATGCACAGATTATGCAGCATGAAAACCAGCATACAGTTTTCTGACTGACATAAAGCTTCAGCTTAAAAAACACAACATAGGATATTTTTTTAAGTGTCCGACAGACAGGAAACGGAAATTGTAAGTTACTCAAACATGCGGAAACTGGGAGTTGTAGTCCAATTCTCTGTAGCctatcagtggttctcaaatttTCCACAATGACTACCACCTCAGAAACAATTGGCTCATCAAGTACCACCATTATGACTAGCATTAAATATGACAATTTCacatattgtaggcctatattgtacaTACTGTTTTGCGTAGTTTGTTGCTGGCTGGTGCCATGGAAGCTTCACTAGTCACCATTgagttgttttttgtttctgcTCGACATATTCACCACACTTCTCTTTCTAAAACTTCCCGTTTGGAGCCATGATTGCATGAATGTTTTTGATCCATCATGTTTTCTTCCTTTTCCTTTACTTGCCATCACAGTTTAGTGTGTCAAACATTTGCTAATGTTCCATACAGTTAAACCAACTAGCCTCGTTTTTTCATGAAAGATAAAACAAATAGTTGAAATTTAACTTCAGTGATCTGGTAAGGATTTTTAATTatatacaggtgctggtcatataattaaatataatgcaaaaagttgatttatcaaaaagtgaaacttgtatacATTCATTCCACACTAACTGGTATATTTCAAGTGtttattgattttatttttgatgattataactgacaactaatgaaacccccaaattcagtatctcagaaaattagaatattgtgaaaaggttcactattgaagacacctggtgccacactctaattagctaattaactcaaaacacctgcaaaCGCCTTTAAATGGTCTTTCAGTCTAGTtctttaggctacacaatcatggggaagactgctgacttgacagttgtccaaaagacgaccattgacaccttgcacaaggagggcaagacacaaaaggtcattgctaaagaggctggctgttcacagagctctgtgtccaagcacattaatagagaggcgaaggaaaggaaaagatgtggtagaaaaaaagtgtacaagcaatagggataaccgcaccctggagaggattgtgaaacaaaacccgttcaaaaatgtgggggagGTTCACAACGAGTGGACTGCTGCTGGACATGGGTTTGTCAAGCCACTCTTGAACAAGAGACAGCGTCAGAAGCGTCTCGCCTgggctaaa
Above is a genomic segment from Alosa sapidissima isolate fAloSap1 chromosome 4, fAloSap1.pri, whole genome shotgun sequence containing:
- the sirt4 gene encoding NAD-dependent protein lipoamidase sirtuin-4, mitochondrial, with protein sequence MMTTWRHLPRYLVTRRGASSSACAGAVNFVPTSRSIEPSDLERIQAFVSRARCLFVITGAGLSTESGIPDYRSEGVGLYARTDRRPMQHVEFLRSAKSRQRYWARNYMGWPQFSSHKPNSAHLALRDWEAQGKVHWLVTQNVDALHSKAGHQRLTELHGCTHRVVCLGCGVLTPREDLQRRFTEMNPGWAAEAGSVAPDGDVFLEDEQVLHFRVPSCQSCGGILKPEVTFFGDSVNRSTVQFVHERLAESDAVLVAGSSLQVYSAYRFLLAASEKLIPVAILNIGATRADHMAELRVSARCGEVLPAIQPC